In uncultured Fibrobacter sp., a single window of DNA contains:
- a CDS encoding MMPL family transporter, producing MTTKKSLQERFSAWYIPLICKHQYKALALYFLLAALCAFPIFVKPGLRLDADLSHLLPDGTPSVLALQESYERFGSTDRFTIAIQSDDPEVVAAMQDSVENYIHSRWQGDFVSTQKDEDNQFFKDNALLYLPVFHLERIRNNLEELQLEIGRKNGPLVVDLLGDTPAETSEKKERIWFDENLPQELGLPDEAVGAFASFIQKTKINSAQEESDEWHPKDPVPAHLKTRLIGCPRPDSTGKILFNGVVNAKLIKPSTDYEFVTHILARTDTLLEHFNGKTYSVPTRFTVDGTYEGLKEVDEVANDSIFSFGISLVLILLLTSYFFRGIKGPILVTGSVLYACIPTFAFTALFYGKLNPFTVFVASIILGIGIDYSIHMLGTAQKLLREKATLEEVLEEAQKRMLKPFVLASFTTIAAFLTLLAAHFKGFYEFGVVASAGVFFSMLTSILVLPVFIKCMGGIPKAPDNSFFPKAWTEAKILNFFKVAAIIGFILGAISLYFAPQVDFEHDLKNLRRTSTVKTVEDNKISTKVTRASYKAKTSTPAAVMGSKTSQLDRLYDTLMYRLNVERDSMLGSFITLRSFIPPKDSQEARLEIIEEIRDLVEARVFDKAEGEDSINIANLRKLAMVDHTFNPEDIPSWILDIVREKDGSYGKIGFIYGDFPSWDAHALQRFQDRYGHWNFDGENLRTFSSQFILSDVISSVKEDSFNLAIVIILVIFGTLLISFRKPKIFLVGCIPFGMGVLLTLGLLGFLNGTFEYGKISIYNVIVIPMTLGIGIDATIHLVTAWSSNKTMTLRRLMDTTARNVMASSLTTIAGFVGFLFTTHKGLKGIGDLACMSIFIFLIASVVFSMFLCGKILKKE from the coding sequence ATGACTACAAAGAAATCCCTGCAAGAAAGATTTTCAGCATGGTACATTCCGCTGATTTGTAAGCACCAATACAAAGCACTTGCTCTCTATTTCCTGCTTGCAGCACTATGCGCCTTCCCCATTTTCGTTAAACCCGGTCTCCGACTGGACGCCGACCTTTCTCATTTGCTGCCCGATGGAACCCCCAGCGTGCTTGCCCTGCAAGAATCCTACGAGCGTTTTGGCAGCACAGACCGCTTCACGATCGCCATCCAGAGTGACGATCCCGAAGTTGTGGCGGCGATGCAGGATTCCGTGGAAAACTATATCCATAGTCGTTGGCAAGGGGACTTCGTCTCAACGCAAAAAGACGAAGATAACCAGTTCTTCAAGGATAACGCCCTTCTTTACCTGCCCGTGTTCCATTTGGAACGCATCCGCAACAACCTAGAAGAGCTTCAGCTGGAAATTGGCAGAAAGAACGGTCCGCTTGTCGTGGACTTGCTCGGAGATACGCCAGCCGAAACCTCCGAAAAAAAGGAACGCATTTGGTTTGACGAAAACTTGCCGCAAGAACTCGGCCTTCCGGACGAAGCCGTTGGCGCCTTCGCCTCTTTCATTCAAAAGACTAAGATCAATTCCGCCCAGGAAGAGAGCGACGAATGGCACCCCAAGGATCCCGTGCCCGCCCATCTGAAAACACGCCTTATCGGATGTCCGAGGCCCGATAGCACCGGAAAGATTTTGTTTAACGGTGTCGTGAACGCAAAACTCATCAAGCCCTCCACCGATTACGAGTTTGTTACCCATATCCTTGCCCGTACAGATACGCTACTTGAGCATTTCAACGGGAAAACCTACTCCGTGCCTACCCGCTTTACCGTAGACGGTACATACGAAGGCCTCAAGGAAGTTGACGAAGTTGCAAACGACAGTATTTTCTCTTTTGGCATTAGCCTGGTGTTGATTCTCCTTCTTACCTCCTATTTCTTTAGGGGAATCAAGGGACCGATTCTTGTCACGGGTTCCGTGCTTTACGCCTGCATTCCGACCTTTGCCTTTACAGCCCTTTTCTACGGCAAATTGAATCCGTTTACGGTTTTTGTAGCCTCCATCATCCTGGGTATAGGAATCGACTACTCCATCCACATGCTGGGAACAGCCCAAAAACTGTTGCGCGAGAAAGCGACTTTGGAAGAAGTCCTTGAAGAAGCCCAAAAGCGTATGCTCAAGCCGTTTGTTCTGGCAAGCTTTACCACCATCGCCGCCTTCCTCACCTTGCTTGCGGCGCATTTCAAGGGTTTCTACGAATTCGGCGTTGTAGCATCTGCAGGTGTTTTCTTCAGTATGCTCACCTCCATCCTGGTGCTCCCGGTTTTCATCAAGTGCATGGGTGGCATTCCCAAGGCACCCGACAACAGTTTCTTCCCTAAGGCCTGGACAGAAGCGAAAATTCTCAACTTCTTCAAAGTCGCCGCAATCATCGGCTTTATCCTCGGTGCAATTTCCCTCTACTTTGCCCCGCAGGTGGATTTCGAACACGACCTCAAGAACCTTCGCCGAACATCTACGGTAAAGACAGTCGAAGACAACAAGATTTCTACAAAGGTGACGCGCGCAAGCTACAAGGCAAAGACCTCTACGCCTGCAGCGGTCATGGGTTCAAAGACCTCTCAGCTGGACAGGCTCTACGACACGCTGATGTATCGCCTCAACGTGGAACGCGATTCCATGCTCGGCAGTTTCATTACGCTCAGGAGCTTCATACCGCCAAAGGATTCCCAGGAAGCCCGTCTTGAAATCATCGAAGAAATTCGCGACCTGGTGGAAGCCCGCGTCTTTGACAAGGCCGAAGGAGAAGATTCCATCAACATCGCCAATCTGCGTAAACTCGCCATGGTCGATCATACCTTTAATCCAGAGGACATTCCTAGCTGGATTCTGGACATTGTCCGCGAAAAGGACGGTTCGTACGGCAAGATTGGCTTTATCTACGGTGATTTCCCCAGCTGGGATGCACATGCATTGCAACGTTTCCAGGACCGCTACGGCCACTGGAATTTTGACGGCGAAAACCTCCGTACCTTCTCTTCGCAATTCATTCTTTCTGACGTGATTTCTTCTGTAAAGGAAGACAGCTTCAATCTGGCGATTGTGATTATCCTCGTCATTTTCGGCACACTTCTCATTTCGTTCAGAAAGCCCAAGATTTTCCTGGTGGGTTGCATCCCCTTTGGCATGGGCGTTCTGCTGACGCTCGGATTGCTCGGATTCCTTAACGGAACATTCGAGTACGGCAAGATAAGCATCTACAACGTTATCGTCATTCCCATGACACTCGGAATCGGCATCGACGCCACGATTCACCTTGTGACGGCATGGAGCTCCAACAAGACGATGACACTTCGCCGCTTGATGGATACGACGGCAAGAAACGTGATGGCAAGTTCCTTGACGACCATTGCGGGTTTCGTCGGATTCCTCTTTACGACGCATAAAGGCCTGAAGGGAATCGGTGATCTGGCCTGCATGAGTATATTCATATTCCTTATCGCAAGCGTCGTCTTCTCGATGTTCCTCTGCGGAAAGATCCTAAAGAAGGAGTAG
- a CDS encoding oligosaccharide flippase family protein produces MENLETDSKFLKKAMIVNIVGTILKVCGPLLTFVMARVFGAAEFGIFVSAQTLLLTIAHSATLGLDKGLYWYLPKNKLDGRAHYDGIMESFWVSAAIALFCTAVIFVGSFTPYISKEFPWYALSLLFYVGSYVFSTASEGNRRPQNAVFVNSFLTVTLAPATSIALHFLKVPHALPLGLLVGQMAGFVVNFVLLRRQFPDMPLRPHKSVSWMLLRYSLPLGMDEFVSSFMIRSSLWLVMLFLGPEKAGAYGIMVTISNALQTIRVGFTPILTPVVAGMNKERLKTDLKPVYSYCVFMVTFIQLLIGFFIVLFPDLILGIAGKDFVVQPETLGVLLLVHLVAGFGGMSLVVLNGMGKSLYTLILDIVLLGVALASGYVLIPAFGLVGAALSMLCYNIVAIISNNVYLLKMGLQPYSLRLLSQVGWIIALIAFYIALNMQVFTLTLVEKAVVYVAIVAALLAYGLVVKKKMEKDRNAVSAGKSK; encoded by the coding sequence ATGGAAAATCTGGAGACCGATAGTAAGTTCTTGAAAAAGGCGATGATCGTAAACATCGTGGGGACCATCCTCAAAGTTTGCGGACCGCTTCTGACTTTTGTGATGGCGCGTGTTTTTGGTGCCGCCGAATTTGGAATCTTTGTTTCGGCCCAGACGCTCCTTTTGACGATTGCGCACTCGGCAACGCTTGGACTTGACAAGGGCCTTTATTGGTACTTGCCCAAAAATAAGCTGGATGGCCGTGCCCATTACGACGGAATCATGGAATCGTTCTGGGTTTCGGCGGCAATAGCTCTTTTTTGTACTGCGGTGATTTTTGTAGGTTCGTTTACCCCCTATATTTCCAAGGAATTTCCGTGGTATGCGCTGTCGCTTTTGTTCTATGTGGGCTCTTACGTCTTTAGCACCGCCTCTGAAGGGAACCGTCGTCCGCAAAATGCGGTGTTCGTGAATTCTTTCTTGACTGTGACGCTTGCACCGGCCACGTCTATTGCACTTCATTTCCTGAAAGTTCCGCATGCGCTTCCGCTTGGCCTTTTGGTGGGGCAGATGGCAGGCTTTGTCGTGAACTTCGTCTTATTGCGTAGGCAGTTCCCCGATATGCCGCTTCGTCCGCACAAATCGGTTTCGTGGATGCTGTTGCGCTACTCGCTTCCGCTGGGGATGGATGAATTCGTGTCGTCCTTCATGATTCGTTCGAGCCTCTGGCTGGTGATGCTTTTCCTTGGCCCCGAAAAGGCGGGTGCCTATGGCATCATGGTTACGATTTCGAATGCTCTCCAGACGATTCGCGTGGGCTTCACGCCTATCCTTACGCCGGTCGTAGCGGGCATGAACAAGGAACGCCTAAAGACGGATCTCAAGCCGGTCTATAGCTACTGCGTATTTATGGTGACCTTTATCCAGCTTCTGATCGGGTTCTTTATCGTGCTGTTCCCTGACCTTATTTTGGGCATTGCGGGTAAGGACTTTGTCGTGCAGCCCGAAACGCTCGGCGTCTTGCTCCTGGTGCACCTGGTTGCTGGGTTTGGGGGAATGTCGCTTGTGGTGTTGAACGGTATGGGGAAGAGCCTCTACACGCTTATTTTGGACATTGTCCTGTTGGGGGTGGCTTTGGCGTCGGGGTATGTGCTGATTCCTGCCTTTGGTCTGGTAGGGGCAGCCCTTTCGATGCTTTGCTACAATATAGTCGCCATTATCTCCAACAACGTCTACCTCCTCAAGATGGGGCTTCAGCCTTACTCGCTTAGGCTTTTGTCGCAGGTGGGCTGGATTATTGCCTTGATCGCTTTCTATATCGCATTGAATATGCAGGTGTTTACGTTGACCCTTGTAGAAAAGGCCGTTGTGTACGTAGCGATTGTAGCTGCCCTACTTGCTTATGGCCTTGTGGTCAAGAAAAAGATGGAAAAAGATAGGAACGCCGTTTCGGCAGGAAAATCAAAATGA
- a CDS encoding glycosyltransferase family 4 protein — MKIMIVLNRIARGGGENVAVQLANQFSRMGHETFFVSNKERSNIFDFYPIEERVKILPCFRHYFPLKIFSLRRAIKKENPDIIIGVMPDSTFYTYLAALGLHKIIVSSDHSSFEKNPYSQRHLFPYLLKFYFNAVYDCVTVLTKTDHDIVVKKFRRTEVMPNPLSMPPAEILRVERKKRILAAGRLNIWHCKGFDILIKAWARIQEKYPDWVVEIAGEGESGRVYLESLIAENHLENRVVLSGFHLNIKDFFSDSEIFVLSSRYEGFGMVLIEAMSQGAACIACDYKGRQREIIQDDSQGLCVESENEDALANALSKMIEDEGYRKQVQENGWKRSQDFTPDKIGENWVHLLEDLLEQRRRS; from the coding sequence ATGAAAATAATGATTGTCCTTAACCGAATCGCCCGTGGTGGCGGGGAAAATGTGGCTGTTCAGCTTGCCAATCAGTTTTCCCGAATGGGTCACGAGACTTTTTTCGTGAGCAACAAGGAACGGAGCAACATCTTTGATTTTTACCCTATTGAAGAAAGGGTGAAAATCCTCCCTTGTTTCCGTCATTATTTTCCCCTGAAAATTTTCAGCCTTCGACGTGCCATTAAAAAAGAGAATCCTGACATCATTATCGGTGTCATGCCGGATTCCACTTTCTATACCTACTTGGCCGCTCTGGGGCTCCACAAGATCATCGTTTCGTCTGACCACAGTTCTTTCGAAAAGAATCCCTATTCGCAAAGGCATCTTTTCCCTTACCTCCTCAAGTTCTACTTCAACGCCGTTTATGACTGCGTTACCGTTTTGACAAAAACGGACCATGATATAGTCGTCAAGAAGTTCCGGAGAACGGAGGTGATGCCGAATCCTCTTTCGATGCCGCCCGCAGAGATCCTTCGCGTCGAGAGGAAAAAGCGGATTCTTGCCGCAGGTCGCCTGAATATTTGGCACTGCAAGGGGTTTGATATCCTGATCAAGGCCTGGGCTCGAATTCAGGAAAAATACCCTGACTGGGTCGTGGAAATTGCCGGCGAAGGTGAAAGCGGACGCGTGTACCTGGAAAGTCTTATTGCCGAAAACCATTTGGAAAATCGGGTCGTCCTTTCTGGATTCCACCTGAATATCAAAGATTTTTTCAGTGATTCCGAGATATTTGTCCTCAGCAGTCGTTACGAAGGTTTCGGTATGGTTCTTATCGAAGCCATGTCGCAGGGGGCTGCCTGTATCGCCTGTGACTATAAGGGCCGCCAACGAGAAATCATTCAGGATGATTCTCAAGGTTTATGCGTAGAAAGCGAAAACGAGGATGCCCTGGCAAACGCTCTTTCGAAAATGATTGAAGACGAAGGTTATCGTAAGCAAGTCCAGGAAAACGGATGGAAGCGTTCCCAGGACTTCACTCCGGATAAAATAGGAGAAAACTGGGTTCATCTCCTTGAAGATTTGCTGGAGCAGCGTCGCCGCTCTTAG
- a CDS encoding LTA synthase family protein encodes MKLRVPEIVKKMTASLAPMQKLVLISLAAWVTHIILRVLLLFRNNPYGFPFVSKPDWFIFHAVCIDFMWIVNALVVFLVISAIAIKITDALKSDKAKSVIQKILTIFYAVFHGAILFLTLLDNETQRFLGGHLTFGLVDTYKDTSSIVVFYDYVANDLSVPYLQFVVLLLMLPLTYGVYRLLCKWYRPAEGFYVKKSVIAMLIFYIASYSYVYIIWTGSSRMDKLCPVVSLIYNDLFSAKRAPGLTEADLGAYRTAYQNLWQKIEGDSDWKFSDAKEGASLPFYRVPSAELVNSEKLAAQREMKPNFILVLMESERGRNTGYMNPQIKPSPTPFMDSLAAHSHVWMRMHTSGVPTTGGVLSTHIGIPHHTYLSQATDLAHISLPSFVSTLTDSGYTTHYMSAADPAWDNLGVWMAKWYTAQHYNRHREDDSTFMDNAIEYVRDTLAKEGRPFLATLMTRSNHYPFNFAAGMTDEQKNLPLQERINVTMAYADRQLGRFIHAIENEEWYKNTYVIIMADHGFPLGENGISTMSGGGYSNISWIPFFIHGKGLDSVRDTTTASQIDIAPTVLELAGFAVPNIFMGHNLLRGGSTASSTDTTDSASVKAPLERAGLALGSYSGYAAIGLDGYRFIAKYPVQSETHLFADSDLLQENELTGKFQNEETHFSAMLDTLLKLADYTLERGF; translated from the coding sequence ATGAAGCTTCGCGTTCCTGAAATTGTAAAAAAGATGACGGCAAGCCTTGCCCCCATGCAAAAACTTGTCCTGATTTCCCTGGCCGCATGGGTTACCCATATTATATTGAGGGTTTTGCTCCTGTTCCGGAACAACCCCTACGGATTTCCGTTCGTGTCCAAGCCGGACTGGTTCATTTTTCACGCCGTCTGTATCGACTTCATGTGGATCGTGAACGCATTGGTGGTATTCCTAGTTATCAGTGCCATAGCTATCAAAATTACCGACGCCCTAAAATCTGACAAAGCAAAGAGCGTCATCCAAAAGATCCTGACAATTTTTTATGCCGTATTTCACGGAGCAATCCTTTTCCTTACCCTTCTTGACAACGAAACGCAGCGATTCCTGGGTGGGCACCTCACTTTTGGACTCGTAGACACCTATAAGGACACCTCGTCTATCGTTGTATTTTACGACTACGTTGCTAACGACCTGTCCGTACCGTACTTACAGTTTGTGGTGCTTCTTCTTATGCTCCCGCTGACTTACGGTGTCTACAGGCTACTTTGCAAGTGGTACCGCCCCGCCGAAGGGTTCTACGTAAAGAAATCCGTCATCGCGATGCTCATTTTCTACATCGCCTCTTACTCTTACGTTTACATTATATGGACCGGGAGTTCCCGCATGGATAAACTCTGCCCGGTCGTGTCGCTGATTTACAACGACCTGTTCTCCGCAAAGAGAGCCCCCGGCCTTACCGAAGCAGACCTGGGTGCATACCGAACCGCCTATCAGAACCTGTGGCAAAAAATCGAAGGCGATTCCGACTGGAAATTTTCCGACGCAAAAGAAGGTGCATCCCTCCCGTTTTACCGCGTCCCTAGCGCAGAGCTTGTAAACAGCGAAAAGCTAGCCGCCCAGCGCGAAATGAAGCCAAACTTCATTCTGGTGCTCATGGAATCCGAACGCGGCCGCAACACGGGCTACATGAATCCGCAAATCAAGCCCTCCCCCACGCCCTTCATGGATTCGCTCGCCGCCCATTCCCACGTATGGATGCGCATGCACACAAGCGGCGTTCCCACCACAGGCGGCGTACTTTCGACCCATATCGGAATTCCGCACCACACCTACCTTTCGCAAGCGACAGACCTTGCCCATATCAGTCTTCCAAGTTTCGTGTCCACCCTCACCGATTCCGGCTATACCACGCACTATATGTCGGCAGCGGACCCGGCCTGGGATAACCTAGGCGTTTGGATGGCAAAGTGGTACACCGCACAACACTACAACCGTCACCGCGAAGACGATTCCACCTTCATGGACAACGCCATCGAATACGTGCGCGACACCCTCGCCAAAGAAGGTCGCCCATTCCTTGCAACCCTCATGACCCGCTCGAACCATTACCCGTTCAACTTCGCCGCAGGCATGACCGACGAGCAAAAGAACCTGCCTTTGCAGGAACGCATCAACGTGACCATGGCATATGCCGACAGGCAACTGGGCCGATTCATCCATGCTATCGAAAACGAGGAATGGTACAAGAATACCTACGTCATTATCATGGCGGACCACGGATTTCCTCTAGGAGAAAACGGCATTTCGACAATGAGCGGCGGCGGATATTCAAACATCAGCTGGATTCCGTTCTTTATTCACGGAAAAGGCCTTGACTCCGTACGCGACACGACAACCGCATCGCAGATCGACATCGCCCCCACCGTGCTCGAACTTGCTGGTTTTGCTGTGCCGAACATCTTTATGGGGCATAATCTGTTAAGGGGTGGTTCGACGGCCTCATCGACCGATACAACGGATTCCGCTAGTGTTAAGGCTCCGCTTGAACGCGCGGGGCTTGCGCTCGGATCGTACTCGGGCTACGCCGCCATCGGGCTAGACGGTTACCGCTTTATCGCGAAATACCCCGTCCAAAGCGAAACACACCTTTTTGCCGACAGCGACCTGCTCCAGGAAAACGAACTCACCGGCAAGTTCCAGAACGAAGAAACTCACTTCTCCGCAATGCTCGACACATTGCTCAAGCTAGCGGACTACACGCTCGAGCGCGGATTTTAA